A window of Barnesiella propionica genomic DNA:
AATTCCGGCTATAATGAGACCTATGATATGGGGAATTCTTAAACGATTCAGTAAAATAGGAGCGAATAGTATAATAATCAGTACAATAAAGAATATTAGTACCGGATTCGTAATGGGTAATGCGGTCATTATACTATCCATATATATGATTATTGAGATATTAAATGTATTTATACGTAAAATACTCTACAAATTTATGAAAAATATTTGGATTATATCGAAGGGTATCTGGATATTGTCATGCAAAAAAGACTTGTATTATTCTCGTTAATTCTATGTAAAGAGTACATTTATTTTATGAGAACGACCGGATAATTTAATTTTATGGCGATAAATAGATTAAGTCATTCAAAATGTTGTATATTTGCGCAAATTTAACGTGTTTTGTAAATGAAATATGTGAAATAGATGTAGTTTTAATTCCTATTATTTATAAAAGTAAAGAGAAATGAAAGTTGCTATTGTGGGTGCCAGTGGTGCCGTAGGCCAGGAATTTCTTCGCGTTTTAGACGAAAGAAATTTTCCGTTAGATGAATTGCTGTTGTTTGGTTCGGCCAGAAGTGCTGGTAATAAATATACCTTTAAGGGTAAAGAAATTACAGTTAAAGAACTGAAACATAACGACGATTTTAAGGGCGTAGACATAGCATTCACATCGGCCGGAGCCGGTATTTCAAAAGAATTTGCCGATACGATAACCAAATACGGGGCGGTGATGATAGATAACTCCAGTGCATTTCGTATGGATGAGGAAGTTCCTTTGGTCGTTCCCGAAGTGAACGGTGCAGATGCCTTTGTACGTCCGCGGGGTATAATTGCAAATCCGAATTGTACAACGATTCAGATGGTAGTTACGCTGAAAGCTATTGAAAATATTTCGCATATTACGCGTGTACATGTTTCTACTTATCAGGCTGCCAGCGGGGCTGGTGCTTCGGCCATGCAGGAATTGAAAAAACAATATGAACAGTTGTTGAACGGCGAAGAGCCTACGGTTGAGAAATTTTATTATCAACTGGCATATAACCTTATTCCTCAGGTAGATGTTTTTACTGACAATCTGTATACAAAAGAGGAAATGAAAATGTACCATGAAACCCGCAAGATTATGCATTCCGATATACAGGTAAGTGCCACATGTGTAAGGGTTCCTGTTATGAGGGCCCATTCGGAAGCCATCTGGCTGGAAACCGAACAACCGGTTTCTGTAGAAGCAGCACGTGAGGCTTTCTCAAAAGCAGAGGGTATTGTTCTTCGCGACGATCCGGCTGATAAAATTTATCCGATGCCTTTGGATGTTGCCGGAAAAGATCCGGTGTATGTAGGTCGCATTCGTGCCGATATAACTAATTCTAATGGTTTGACTTTTTGGGCGGTCAGCGATCAGATAAAAAAAGGTGCGGCATTGAATGCTGTTCAAATTGCCGAATATTTGTTAAAGCACCAATGATAAATTTTAAGTAAAGAACGAAAAGAAATATTGCATCAATAAAAACGACCGGAAAAAATTCCGGTCGTTTTTATTGATGCAAGTATATCGTGCTCTTTTATTTATTACTTAAAACCGTGGTAACAACAATACTTCGTTTTCCCGAAGGCGTGATTACAACGCTTTTGACTATTCTCTCTTCGCCTGCAGGAACAGTTATCGTAACCGGTTTTGTATAAAGTTTATTGAATGCATACGGTATGCGTCCGTCGATGGTATAAAATATATTTGCACCTTTTACGGGCACTTTATAATTCAGAGTATATGAGCTTGTTTTAATCGTGTCATTTACTGCCCCTATCGGTTCGGGTACGCGATAAGTAAGACCGGCGTTATCAAAGACGGCCAGATGTTCCGGCAAACGGTTTTCGGAAAAGTCGGCCCAGTTCTTTTTTTCCACCGGAGTCCATGCTATTTCAGATAAAGCCAATATACGGGGAAGTACCATATAAAATGCTTTATTCGGAGTCTGTATGAATTCGACCCATAAATTTGCTTGTACACCTTTGATATGTTGTTTTTCGGTGTCGTTAAGTTCGCTCGGGGTTGGATTGTATCCGTAGATTTTATCTAATGTAAGGAACATTTTGTTATTATCGTTGATCGTATTCGGTTCTTCGTCGGAAACGGCCGCTCTTTTATCGAAATACAAGAACTCTCCGGGGGTCATTATCGCATCATGATGCATCTGTGCTGCCGCGATTCCACCTTTGGTTCCCCTCCAGCTCATGACGGTAGCGTTGGGAGCTAATCCCCCTTCCAGTATTTCATCCCATCCGATGATGTTCCGTCCTTTTTTATTCAAATATTTTTCTACACGATGTACAAAATAAGATTGTAGTTCATTTTCATCTTTCAGCTTTTCCTTTTTGATTCTTTTCTGGCAGTAGGGACATTCTTTCCATCGGATTTTAGGACATTCATCACCTCCGATATGTATATATTCCGATGGGAATATTTCTATGATTTCGTCCAATACGCCTTCTGCGAATTTAAAGGTTGCTTCTTTTCCCGGACAGAAAACTTCTTTGTGGACATCCCAGTGGCATGAAACTTCGAAAGGACCGGGATTATCTCCGCATGCCAGTTCGGGATAAGCAGCCAGTGCAGCCGTCGCGTGTCCCGGAAATTCGATCTCGGGGATTACCGTAATATATTTGGATGCAGCGTAAGCTACGATTTCTTTTGCTTCTTCTTGAGTGTAATATCCTCCGTAGGGAATATCGTCATATGTTTTTGTTTTAGCAATAAGGGTACATTTTCTTTTACTGCCTATTTCGGTAAGCAATGGATATTTTTTTATCTCTATTCTCCAGCCCTGGTCATCACTCAGGTGCCAGTGAAAAGTATTTATTTTATATTGTGCCAAAAGATCAATATATTGTTTGATGAATTCCATGGGAAAAATGTGCCGGCATACGTCCAGCATGGCACCCCGATAACCGTACCGGGGATAATCTTTGATTTGGGCAAAAGGAACTGTACCGTTTTGATTGTCTATCATTTGTGCAAGAGTCTGCAATCCGTAAAATACTCCCTTTTCCTGAGGTGCTGTAATTATAACACCTTCGTTATTCACAGTGAGGAGATATCCTTCGGCAGGAACATTGGCAGCGGGATCGAGCTGAAGGGTAAGAGTTCCTCTGTCGCAACTGAGTTTATTAAAATCTTTTACCCTATTGCCGACAATTGTTTCCGCAAAAGAAATCAGGTTTATCGGAGAAATTTTAAATCCGTTCACTTTGATTTTTGCAGCTTTCAGGTTGTACTCCCCTTCCTGCAATTGGACTTCCACCGGTTGGGGAATAACGTGTAATGATCGTCCTAAAGCGTATTCGCTGGTAAGAATAAGTATGAGAAAAAGAAAGAACACTTTTTTCATGGCACAATTATGATTTAAAATTAATATGTATGCAAATATAATAAAATATTTTATTATCTCTAAAATTCTTTTAGTGGTATTTTATTTATATGTGCTATTGAAATTTTCCTTATCAAACTAAAGAATTGCGTATGAGCATTAAAGAAAAAGTAAAGTTAGGATATCGGGATAAAGTAGTAACATGATAAAAGTAAAATTTTCACAGATATATCGAGAGTGGATAACAAAATTTTATAGAGCTGTATCACGTAGAATATATAGAAATATAAGAACTCGACAAGGGGGATAAGGGATATCGGAATCAGCTTAAGCTGTTGTCTTATTTTTTATTTGCCTGGGTCGAGTTGTACCGGATTTGCACAGGATACTCATACAGAGTTTTTTTATTTCCTCTTATAAAGTTCGGGAAATATTTTAAGCAAAATGGCCGTATATTGTTAACTGTTTTCGTATTGTCAGCCATACTGTTGCAGGTGGCTATCATACTTGTAAGCTGATTGGAGATATATATGAGATAATCCGAAATCAATGTAAATAGTCTAATATTAGATCATGATGATAGTGGTAGCTCCAAATTGTAATATTGATGCTTTACCATCCGGAGGTAGAACCTCCTCCTCCGGTCATTCCTCCTCCAAACCCTCCGCTGAATCCTCCTCCGCCCCGGTTTCCTCGTCCGGCTGCCGAGGCTGCTATAATAATAGGTATGATATAAGATTTCCGTATCGTTTTATGACAATGCTCACAATAATATATTTTTTCTCCCATTCCTTGTGAAAGAGTGGTTGCATGACGCACGATGTGATCTTTTTGCAAACTAAATGCCTTTGTGTGGCAATTAGGACATTCGGTATACCCACACATGTTGTTCTCATAAGGATATACCTGTGTGTCGCCGCATTTGTCACATAGCCAGACGTCGTAATCTACCGAATTTATTTTTTCTTCGGTGTTTTCTTGCGGGGTAAGATAAAAGTTATCTTCTTCTTCATTCAATTTTCTCATAGGAGCACCACATTGCTCGCATTTGCGAGGTTCGTTGCGCAGTCGTTTCAATGAAGAGGCGACCCACCAATAAAGAAATAGAGTAAAGACCGGAAAAATAAATGATGCCGATAATAAAAATACTTTATAAGTTTTTAAAGCTTTATATTTTTCGTATGGATTATGGTCTTTTTTTCTTCGTTTGGCTGTAAGAATGATGGCAAGCATGATAAAAGAGAAAATAACAGAGAAGGTCAGATAGCCGCTAATGAGCGATATTGCCGAAAATTCTTCATTCTCTCTTACTGCCGTAAGTTCTTCGGTGGCTCCAGGTGTGGTAAGGACTTTTGTAATGGTACCGACACCATTGATGAACCCGTTGTCATAATCTCCTTTTTTGAAATAGGGCAGCATATCTCTCGTTTGTATACGTTTGCAAATAGCATCGGGCAATACCCCCTCTACACCATATCCGGTGCGGAAAGTGATTTTTCGCTGATCCAGTACAAAAAGGATAAGGACGCCGTTGTCTTTGCTTCTTTTGCCTATTCCCCACGAGGAAAAAAGATCGGTGGCGAATATATCTATGTCTTTGTTTCCGATAGATTCTACTACTACGACAGCTATTTCCGCGGTATTCTCTGCCTGCATTTGATAAAGCATTTGGTCGAGGGTGGCGACTGTCTTATCGGAAAGGATACCATCGGGATTACTCACGAATAGTCTTCCATCGTTCAGATGGACATTCGGTATGTTTTCGACCGTATATTCTTTAGCATATAACTGGGCCGAGATAAATATAAATATGAGTATAAACAGACGGGTAATTTTCATTGCGATTGTTTTTTGTGGATTAAAGAGCCGGAAGGCTCATGCCGTTTATTTTTCTGTAAAGGTCTAGCGCATAGACATCTGTCATCCCCGATATGTAATCGATAACTGCCTGTATTTTCCCGTATAATGTATCGGCATTGGTCTCGTATTGACCGGGAACTTTATTGAGCAATAGCTGAGAATAAGCTTTTTCGGGATATTGTACGGCGTTGATCAGTTTATCCAATAAAATAGATATAATACGATTACCCGCTAATTCTATGTCTAATACGTCGGAGGATTTGTAGATGCTTTTCCAGGCTACGTCTGAACAATCGGAATAAGCTTTGCACGGTAGTCCTTCGATTTTTTCTATAAGGATTCCCTCGAAACGGCCTTCCAGGATAGCATCTTCTTCATTGCAAAAAACTTTTGAACATTCATCTACTAAGGTGCCTATGACACAGGATCGCAAATAAGCGATTTGTTCGTTCACATCATTGACCAACCGCATAACTTCTTGGATATGTTCTAATCTCTCTCCTTCGAAAAAGCCGAGAAAAAGTTCTTTGGTCTTTTCGGTAGTGAGGATTTTCAGTTTATGAGCGTCTTCTATGTCCATTACCTGATAGCAGATATCGTCTGCAGCTTCTACGAGATATACCAGAGGATGGCGATGGTAACGTAAGCCGCTGTTGCCGTCTGCCAACATGCCTAATTCTTCGGCTACTTTTATGAAATAATCTTTTTCGGAAGTAAAGAAGCCTGATTTCCCTTTTCGGGTTGATAACGAGGCTGCATAAGGATATTTAACTATAGAGGCGAGAGTAGAGTAGGTCATGGCGAATCCCCCTGGGCGGCGTCCGTTAAACTGGTGTGTCAATAGCCGGAAAGCATTGGCATTTCCTTCAAAATGAGTCAGATCCTGCCATTCTTCCGGCTGTAACTGAAATTGTAGCGGAAGTCCGTTCCCTTCTGAAAAATATGTTGCTATCGCTCTTTCTCCCGAGTGTCCGAAAGGAGGATTCCCCATATCATGTGCCAGGCATCCAGCCGCGACAATGGCACCTATTTCATTTAGTTTTTCCCGCCAGGGTTCTTCTTTGTATTTTTCCAGAAGACGCGTTGTGACATTGTGCCCTAAAGAGCGTCCTACACAAGATACTTCCAGACTATGTGTCAGTCTGTTATGAACGAATACACTTCCCGGCAAAGGGAATACCTGAGTTTTATTCTGTAATCTTCGGAAAGGAGCGGAGAATACGAGCCGGTCATAATCCCGCTGGAAATCGGTTCGGCTGTGCTGCCTGTTGTCATGATATTTTTCCATCCCGAATCGTTTGGACGAAATAAGTTTGTCCCATTCCATTCTCCGTTTTTTTCCAGAAGTACTATTGAGAGTCATATTCATTATCCTGTTTTTTATATAGATTGCAAATGTAATAAATTCATGTAGCATATAATAAGATAAGAAGTGCTAATTCCTGAGATTTTGTTTTAATTCATTTAAAAATAAACAATTCGCTGTAAAGTTTGCTTAGTTTTCGTTATTTTCGCACATTAATCGAAATGGAATTTTTCTTATGAATGTAAAAGTAAAAATTATAAATAAATCCAAACATGAATTACCCGCTTACGGAACGCTCTTTTCTGCGGGTATGGATATTCGCGCCAATCTGGATAATCCTGTAGTAGTAGAACCTATGCAGAGGATACTGATACCTACGGGACTATATATGGCTTTGCCGGAAGGTTTCGAAGCGCAGATACGTCCCCGTAGCGGATTGGCATTAAAACATGGGATAGGGATACTTAATTCTCCCGGAACTATTGATGCAGACTATCGTGGTGAAATAGGGATTATACTGATAAATCTTTCTGATAAACCGTTTGAAATAAAAGATGGTGAACGTATATGCCAGATGGTGGTGAAAGAATTTTGTAGAGTAGAGTGGGAAGAAACCGATACATTAGAAGAAACCGACCGTGGCGCGGGAGGTTTCGGTCATACAGGCGTACAATAAAAAGTATATGAATAAATTCAAAATAACAGTGGTCTTGCTTTTGTGCGGGTTACTTATGTCATGCGGAACCGGACGAAAGAGCATAAAAGCGGAATCAGGACTCTCACCACAAGAACAGAGAAAATTCGATTATTTTTTTCTGGAAGCATTACGTATGAATTCTTTGGAAAAAGAAGATGCTGCATTCGATCTTTTGAAAAGAGCTGCGGAGATAGATACGGCGAGTGCTGTCGTACAATATGAATTGTCTACATATTATTTACAGGTAGGTCAGACCGAAAAAGCATATAACAGTCTGCATGCGGCTGCCGAAAAGGAAAAAGATAATTTTTGGTATAATACTTTGTATGCGCGGCTGGCAAGCCGCTTAGGACAGTATGATGAAGCTATACGTGTGTATAAGCGTCTCGTTGCACAGAATCCGGGAAAACCGGAGATCAATTATTCTTTAGCAGAGGCGTATGTCAATAAAGGTGATTTTAAAGAAGCAATTGCTTGTTATGATCGTTTGGAAGAGTCTATGGGGAAAATGGATCTGATTACGGCTCAAAAGATGGCTTTATATCATAAAGCAGGCGATGAGAAAAGTGTTATTGCTGAGGCTGAAAAACTGGTGGCTGCTTATCCCAAGAATATAGCTTATATGATGTTGCTGGCAGATGTTTATATTGAGGCAGGCAGGGACTCGGATGTATTGGAGTTATATAAAAAAGCAGAAGAGGAAGATCCTAATAATGGGTATTTATTACTTTCCCGTGCCGGATATTATGAGAAAAAAGGAGATATAGAGGCTTATGAAGCGGAAATCCATAATGCCCTTCTTAATATGAATCTCGATATAGAAACAAAGTTGAGGATATTTACGACATACATAAGTGACAAGTTACAGAAAAAAGAGAATTTAGACCAGATAGAACCATTGTTTAAGGAGATGCTGGAGATATATCCTCAGGAGGAATCGGTTCATAAGTTGTATGCCAGTTATTTATTGTCCCGTCAGGAATTTGACAAAGCAAAAGAGCAGTTGTCTGTTGCCGTAGATCTGAACCCCGCGAATATAGAGAGCTGGATGCAGCTGATGGGTATTGCGATGAACCGTAAGGATTTTTCTTCGGTCGTGGAAACCGGAAAAAGAGCATTGACTTATTTGCCGGAAGAGAAAGACTTGTACTTGTATACTTCGGTGGGTTATAGCCAGACAGGAAGTTATGATGAAGCGGCCGCTTTGTTGGAGAAGGGGCTCGGTTATGTAGCCAAGGAGGATGTGAATACTATTTCGGATTTTTATGGCCAGTTAGGAGATGTTTATCATAGCGCCGGAAAACCGGAAAAGGCGTATGAAGCTTATGAAAAGGCTCTGGAGTATAATAGTCGTAATGTGGGTGTACTGAATAATTACAGTTATTATTTGTCCCTGGAGAAAAAAGATTTGCAGAAAGCGGAGAGAATGAGTGCCGAGACGGTAAAGGCCGAACCGGACAATGCGACTTTTCTGGATACTTATGCCTGGATATTTTTTCAGCAAGGAAATTACACTCTTGCAAAACTGTATATGGAAAGTGCAATGAGTAAGACGAAGGAAGAAAGTCCCGATATGCTCGAACATTACGGTGATATTCTTGCTAAACTGGGACAAATGGAAGAAGCGGTCGAAAATTGGAAGAAATCAAAAGAGGCCGGAAATGAATCTCCGGTATTGAAAAAGAAAATAGAATTGAAAAAATATATCGAACCATGAAACATATAATAATATGTTTGTCAGTAATTTCTTTATTATTTGCCAGTTGTAAAACTCCTAAAAGCGCAACTGAAATACCCGTTCGGGTCAAGTCGGAAGTGAAAAAACAATATGACCGCATATTGGAAAAACATAACGAGTGGAAAACGTTTACGGCAAAGGCAAATATTTCTATTTCTCAGAAACAAGGAAGTTCTATAAGTTCGGCATTGCAGATACAGATGATCAGGGATAGTGTCATACTGGTATCGGTGCGCCCTCTGCTCGGCTTTGAGGTGGCCCGTTTTCAGATGACAAAAGACAGTGTAAAGGTTGTTGAAAAGATGGGAAAACGCTGTATTGCAGAAGCATTGCCTGCACTCGGCAGTATGTTCCCGTCCGGAATGTCTTTGACGGTTGCGCAGGATGTTTTGATCAACCGCATATTCTTGTTGGGAGACGATGAATTAAACAAAAATAATTTTTCTTCTTTCGATATAAAGGAAGAAGACAGCGAATCCTGGTGGATGTCTCCACTGGAACAACCGTCTTCATTTAATTATGATTTTCTTTTGCAGAATGACCGGTTGGTTACTACGATGGTTTCCAGCAAAAGTGGAAATAAACAGGTAGTATGTAATTATACGCAATTTGAAACTGTGGGTGGCCATGAGTTGCCGCAATGGGTACAGATAAAGACGAGTGGATTCTCTTCCGCACCTTCTTTATCGTTGCGTTATGATGTTTCTTCTATTTCCTGGAATAAGAATGTAAAAAATGAATTCCCCGATATATCACGTTATTCTCAAGTTTCAATAGATATGTTGTTAAAAATGTTCGCTAAATGAAAAGACTTTTAGCTATATTTTTGTTTACAGTAATTCCTTTGCTTGCTTTTTCCGATGTTCCTTCTATGAAGGATCTGAAGCAGCAACAAAGAGAGGCGTTAAAAGCAATAGAAGAAACCAGTAAGAAGCTGGCTTCTACAAAGAAAAATGCCCGTAATTCTTTATATGAACTGAATGCAATTACATCCGAAATAAAAACGCAGAGGGGAATCATCGAAACTTTGAATAAAGAGATTTCTATGGTGAACCGACGGAATAGGGCTGTAAGTGATACGATTTATTTGTTGCAGAAAGAACTGAATGCGAAGAAAGCCAGTTATGCTAAAGCTGTCCGGGGCATGGGACACCGTCATTCCGAATATGATGAACTAATGTTTATTTTTTCAGCGTCGTCCTTGAGCCAGTCATACCGGAGAGTACGTTATTTGAAAGAATATTCGGCCTGGAGGAAACGACAGGCTTCGGAAATTATTTCCCGTCAGGAAGAGCTAAAAGTACAAAAAGCGAAACTGGAGAGAATTATAGCAGAAAAAAAAGCATTGTTAGGGGAACGGAATGTAGAGGCTGAAAAATTAAAGAAGAAAGAAAATAGTAAGCGGAGTATTGTTGCTGACCTGAAAAAGCAGGAAAAGAGTTTGCAGAGGGATTTGAAAAAAAGGCAGCAACAGGCCGATGCTCTTAACCGTAAACTAGAACAACTGATTGCGGAGGAAGAACGCAAAGCTGCTGAAAGGGCGGCGAAACTGGCTCAAAAAGAAAGTACCGGAAAAAAAGGATCGGAAGCGGCCTCGAAACCTAAATCGACAGGCGGATATAAAATGACAAAAGAGGAGCAAGCTCTTTCAGGCAGTTTCGAGAAGAATAAAGGTCGTTTACCTTTTCCGCTTTCGGGCAGTTACCGGATCGTAGGGCATTTCGGTATGCAACAACATCCTGAATTGAAATATGTGAAAATTAATAATAACGGCATTGAGATACAAACGACTCCCGGGAATGTGGCGAAAACTGTATTTGGCGGGGTTGTTTCAAGGGTATTTGTTACGCCGGGTTATAATACATCGGTAATTGTACGGCATGGAAATTATCTGACGATTTATGCTAATTTGAGCGAAGTGTATGTCAAAGCCGGAGATAAATTATCGGCCCGACAGAGTGTCGGTAAAATATATTCCGATCCTGAAGAAGGAAACAGGACTATTCTCCATTTTCAGATATGGAAAGAAAGAACGAAACTCGATCCTGAACAATGGATTAACTAACTTCGGATGCTTAAGTAGAAGAGATACTATGGAAATAAAAAGATATACGCCGGAGAATAAAATATTATGGAATTCTTTTGTGAATTCTTCCAAGAACGGCACATTCCTTTTTCTCCGGGAATATATGGAATATCATGCCGACCGGTTTACCGATCATTCTTTATTGGTGTATGAAGGAAATAAATTATTGGCCGTTCTGCCTGCCCATGAAGTGGGAAATGCTTTTTATTCCCATCGTGGATTAACCTATGGCAGCCTTGTATTGTCTGTAAAAAATACATCCGGTGAAGTCTTGGATATATTTGGCACTATAGTTTCTTATTTAAAAGAAAACGGTTTTATTTCCTGGGAATATAAATGTGTTCCTCATATATATCATACTTATCCGGCTGAAGAAGATTTGTATGCTTTATTCCGTTATAATGCAAGGTTAATAGCCCGTAATATTTCTATTGCCATTCCTATGGAGAATCGTATTCGGTTCAGCCGGGTACGTCGCAGGGCTATTTCACGGGCCGACGAAGAAGGTGTAGTTATACGAGAATCTAATAACTTCGTTCCTTTCTGGAAGGTTCTTACTGAAAATTTGCAATCACGCTTCGGGGTATTTCCCGTTCATACAGTAGAGGAGATTACTTATTTAAACTCTTTATTTCCTGACAGAATCCGTTTGTTTGATGCATGGTTGGGAGATGAAATCATAGGAGGATGTACGGTTTATGATACGGGACAGACTTTACATGTGCAATATTCATCTGCAACTCCTCATGGAAAAGAGATTGGCGCAATAGATGTTTTGTATCGCCATTTAATCGATCAGGTATATATACATAAAAAATATATAGAATTCGGACAATCGACAGAGCAGATGGGACATTATTTAAATAAAGGGCTCATAGCACAAAAGGAAGGATTCGGAGGAAGAGGTGTCGTTTATGATATCTACCAACTTGACATATAATCCTTATAATGGAGAAAACGGAAGACATAAGAAATTATCGGCGTATAGTGAAAGCGACCGGATTATTCGGAGGCGTTCAGGTCATTAATATTTTATGTTCGCTCGTTAAGACCAAATTGATTGCAGTTTGGCTTGGAGCCGAAGGCGTCGGGCTCATCGGATTATACAATACGACGGTGGATATGATGACTTCTCTTACGGGCCTCGGATTAAGGAACAGTTCGGTAAGAGATATTACGCATGCTGTGAAATCGGGGGATGAAAGAAAAATTCAGGAAACTAAATTAGTGGTTCGTCGTTGGTCCTGGTTCGTCGGATTATTGGGTTCGGTTGTTTTACTGACTTTGGCGCCTTGTCTCAGCCGCTGGACTTTTGGTAATGACAAATATATGTGGGGATTTGTTATCCTTTCGTGTACGATGTTGTTGAAAGCTTTAACCGATGGAGAGCAGGCTATTTTACAAGGGAGTAAACGACTTAAGAAACTTGCCCGATGTTCGGTATGGGGAGCGGTAGCCGGCACGGTTTTTTCCCTTCCGTTGTATTATTTCTTCGGACTGGATGGTATTGTGCCTTCTTTGGTATTGTATGCCGTTTCACTGTGGACCGCAACTTTTTTGTCACGGGATAAAGAGCCAATGCGCAGTGTGGAATCATTGTCATATAAAGAAACCTGGCAAAAAGGGCGTACAATGGCTTCTTTGGGAATATTTATGACTGTAAGTGGTTTTGTTACCACTTTATTTTCATATCTTTTTATTACTTATCTGAATTACCGGGGAGGAACGGCCGATGTCGGTTATTATCAGGCCGGATATACACTGGTCACCCGTTATGTGGGACTTATATTTACTGCGATGGGTATGGAATATTATCCCAGACTTTCTGCCGTGAGCGAAGATAAAGAGACGTTATCAAAATATGTTTCACAGCAGGCGGAAATATCTTTATTGATTTTAGCCCCGTTAGTTTGTATGTTTCTTATATGCCGGGAGTGGATCATACATTTGTTATATACATCGCAGTTCGTAATAATAGAAGGTTATCTTTCCTGGGCTATTTTAGGTACGTTATTTAAAGCTGTTTCGTGGTCTTTAGGTTTCATTTTATTGGCTAAAGGAGTCGGTAAATTGTTTTTAATAACCGAGATTTTATCTAATTTGACACTGTTTGCACTGAATCTTGGAGGATATCATTTCTTGGGACTTACGGGTATCGGTATTTCTTATATGGCGGGATATTTTATATATATGACAGGCATGTATATTCTTTGCCGCATGAAATATGGAATTCGTTTTAATAGATCATTCAGGTCTGTTTTTATAATCATATTGGTTCTGTGTCTGGGTACTTTTATATCCTATATGTTCAGATTAAACTGGTTAATGATGGGAATAACGATATTCGTATGTTTATATTCTATGATATATCTGAAGAAGAAAATTTTATAAATGTGGGGATATGAAACTTAATATTTTGATTTGTACATTTAATGACGGGATATATCGTGTACCTGATGTTTTATTGCCTCAGAGAGAAGATGTGTCATATATTGTTTCATTTCAATATACTGAGCAAAGTTTCTTGGTACCTGAAATATTAATTAAAAGACCGGATGTAAAGGTTTATTCATATTTGGGAAAAGGCTTATGCCGCAATCGTAATTATGCGCTTTCACATGCTTCGGGTGATTTGGCTATGATTGCCGATGATGATGTCCGTTATAAACCGGAGTATATAGATGAAATTATTGATATATTTAGTAAAGAAGACAGTCTTGATGTTTTATTAGGAAAAATAAAAACCGAAATCGGAGATCCCCCGTATAAAAAGTATCCCGCCCGTTCGTTTAAATATGAAGGACTGAGTAGAAAATATCATGCATCCTCTGTAGAAATGGTCTTTCGTATCAATAAAATTAAAGATTATCTCTTTTTTGACGAACG
This region includes:
- a CDS encoding tetratricopeptide repeat protein, translating into MNKFKITVVLLLCGLLMSCGTGRKSIKAESGLSPQEQRKFDYFFLEALRMNSLEKEDAAFDLLKRAAEIDTASAVVQYELSTYYLQVGQTEKAYNSLHAAAEKEKDNFWYNTLYARLASRLGQYDEAIRVYKRLVAQNPGKPEINYSLAEAYVNKGDFKEAIACYDRLEESMGKMDLITAQKMALYHKAGDEKSVIAEAEKLVAAYPKNIAYMMLLADVYIEAGRDSDVLELYKKAEEEDPNNGYLLLSRAGYYEKKGDIEAYEAEIHNALLNMNLDIETKLRIFTTYISDKLQKKENLDQIEPLFKEMLEIYPQEESVHKLYASYLLSRQEFDKAKEQLSVAVDLNPANIESWMQLMGIAMNRKDFSSVVETGKRALTYLPEEKDLYLYTSVGYSQTGSYDEAAALLEKGLGYVAKEDVNTISDFYGQLGDVYHSAGKPEKAYEAYEKALEYNSRNVGVLNNYSYYLSLEKKDLQKAERMSAETVKAEPDNATFLDTYAWIFFQQGNYTLAKLYMESAMSKTKEESPDMLEHYGDILAKLGQMEEAVENWKKSKEAGNESPVLKKKIELKKYIEP
- a CDS encoding DUF4292 domain-containing protein, which produces MKHIIICLSVISLLFASCKTPKSATEIPVRVKSEVKKQYDRILEKHNEWKTFTAKANISISQKQGSSISSALQIQMIRDSVILVSVRPLLGFEVARFQMTKDSVKVVEKMGKRCIAEALPALGSMFPSGMSLTVAQDVLINRIFLLGDDELNKNNFSSFDIKEEDSESWWMSPLEQPSSFNYDFLLQNDRLVTTMVSSKSGNKQVVCNYTQFETVGGHELPQWVQIKTSGFSSAPSLSLRYDVSSISWNKNVKNEFPDISRYSQVSIDMLLKMFAK
- a CDS encoding murein hydrolase activator EnvC family protein, whose protein sequence is MKRLLAIFLFTVIPLLAFSDVPSMKDLKQQQREALKAIEETSKKLASTKKNARNSLYELNAITSEIKTQRGIIETLNKEISMVNRRNRAVSDTIYLLQKELNAKKASYAKAVRGMGHRHSEYDELMFIFSASSLSQSYRRVRYLKEYSAWRKRQASEIISRQEELKVQKAKLERIIAEKKALLGERNVEAEKLKKKENSKRSIVADLKKQEKSLQRDLKKRQQQADALNRKLEQLIAEEERKAAERAAKLAQKESTGKKGSEAASKPKSTGGYKMTKEEQALSGSFEKNKGRLPFPLSGSYRIVGHFGMQQHPELKYVKINNNGIEIQTTPGNVAKTVFGGVVSRVFVTPGYNTSVIVRHGNYLTIYANLSEVYVKAGDKLSARQSVGKIYSDPEEGNRTILHFQIWKERTKLDPEQWIN
- a CDS encoding GNAT family N-acetyltransferase, producing MEIKRYTPENKILWNSFVNSSKNGTFLFLREYMEYHADRFTDHSLLVYEGNKLLAVLPAHEVGNAFYSHRGLTYGSLVLSVKNTSGEVLDIFGTIVSYLKENGFISWEYKCVPHIYHTYPAEEDLYALFRYNARLIARNISIAIPMENRIRFSRVRRRAISRADEEGVVIRESNNFVPFWKVLTENLQSRFGVFPVHTVEEITYLNSLFPDRIRLFDAWLGDEIIGGCTVYDTGQTLHVQYSSATPHGKEIGAIDVLYRHLIDQVYIHKKYIEFGQSTEQMGHYLNKGLIAQKEGFGGRGVVYDIYQLDI